The Oceanisphaera avium genome includes a region encoding these proteins:
- a CDS encoding bifunctional acetate--CoA ligase family protein/GNAT family N-acetyltransferase, which yields MPLQGLDALFRPASIAVIGASHRDNGAGKLVMKNLLAGNFSGPIMPVNPKYEAVAGVMAYPNISRLPRSPDLAIVCTPAAKNPEIIEQLGSKGCKAVIILAAGTMAEQLVEMKASARLHKMRLLGPNSMGVILPHLGLNVSFAPFPAKAGRIAFVSQSAAVCSTILDWARHNDVGFSHFISLGDACDIDFAQLLDYLARDRHTHSILLYMDAVQDARAFMTAARTASRNKAVLVVKSGRTPLGAELSQLHSGGKVGMDAAYDAAIRRAGMLRVRDTHDLFAAVETLNHAQSLRGERLVILTNGGGPAIMAIDTLISRGGKLATLSEHTTVELNKVLPAAWSKNNPIDIVGDAPINRYLDSLKVLLDSDDCDAILIMHAPSASVSSSAVAKGIIQLLNTHPRAKRVNILTNWSGETSAFEARRYFTEAGLPTYRTPESAASAYMHLVEYRRNQKLLMETPESISDMPSDRETVKSLIQEAFSQQIYQLDTHEVSRLMAAYGIQTLPTWIANDSTEAAHIAEQIGYPIALKLRSPDIVHKSEVSGVVLNLRSAAEVAHSADAIFDRVSHSYPGSRITGLMVQPMARRAGSQELHIAVRSDPVFGPIILLGDGGIDWDGEEQAAVSLLPLNMTLARYLVIHALKTGKLRANRSHQSLDMEAVCRVLTKVSHLIINHPEITHLDIHPLLATGKELIALDVSLKLEPFEGEAQARLAIRPYPTEWEERATLKDGSPILMRAVLPEDEPAHKEFVNNVSEEDRYKRFFANIVIGHEELAHMTQIDYDREMAFVAIAEDGKILAVVRAVSDPDNEDAEFAILVRSDLKGQGLGRLLMEKMIRYATIKGLHSLSGMTMPTNRGMIALARKLGFKVKIDLEEGAAELKLQLADAAPRSDM from the coding sequence ATGCCGCTGCAAGGTTTAGATGCGTTATTTCGCCCCGCAAGCATAGCGGTGATCGGCGCTTCTCATCGCGATAACGGCGCGGGAAAGTTGGTAATGAAAAACTTACTAGCCGGCAATTTTAGCGGCCCTATTATGCCCGTTAATCCCAAATACGAAGCCGTAGCGGGTGTGATGGCCTACCCCAATATTAGCCGTCTTCCCCGCAGCCCCGACTTAGCCATAGTCTGTACGCCTGCGGCAAAAAATCCCGAGATTATTGAGCAACTAGGAAGTAAGGGCTGCAAGGCGGTCATTATTCTTGCCGCCGGCACTATGGCTGAACAATTAGTTGAGATGAAAGCCAGCGCGCGCTTACATAAAATGCGCCTGCTAGGTCCTAATAGTATGGGGGTGATCCTACCCCACTTAGGCCTTAACGTTAGCTTTGCTCCTTTTCCAGCTAAGGCGGGGCGCATTGCCTTTGTGTCTCAGTCGGCAGCGGTATGCTCCACTATTCTCGATTGGGCACGTCATAATGATGTGGGCTTTTCTCACTTTATATCGCTAGGGGACGCCTGCGATATCGACTTTGCTCAACTGCTCGATTATTTAGCGCGCGATCGCCACACCCACTCCATTCTTTTATATATGGATGCTGTACAAGATGCGCGCGCATTTATGACCGCCGCTAGAACTGCCTCGCGTAATAAAGCCGTGCTAGTGGTAAAGAGCGGCCGCACTCCCCTAGGTGCCGAGCTGAGTCAGTTGCACTCGGGTGGCAAAGTGGGCATGGACGCCGCCTACGATGCCGCTATTCGTCGCGCAGGTATGCTAAGAGTGCGAGACACTCACGATCTCTTTGCCGCAGTAGAAACGCTGAACCATGCCCAAAGCTTGCGCGGTGAGCGATTAGTGATCCTTACCAATGGTGGGGGGCCAGCTATTATGGCCATAGACACATTAATAAGTCGCGGCGGTAAACTCGCTACCTTAAGTGAGCACACCACAGTCGAATTAAACAAAGTACTGCCCGCTGCATGGTCAAAAAACAACCCTATCGATATAGTGGGCGATGCCCCTATCAATCGTTATCTCGATAGCTTAAAAGTGTTACTCGATAGCGATGACTGCGACGCTATTTTAATTATGCATGCTCCCTCTGCATCTGTTTCTAGTTCAGCCGTAGCGAAGGGGATTATTCAATTACTAAACACCCATCCGCGCGCTAAGCGCGTTAATATTCTTACTAATTGGTCCGGTGAAACCAGTGCTTTTGAAGCAAGACGTTACTTTACCGAGGCCGGTCTTCCTACTTATCGCACGCCAGAGAGTGCTGCTAGTGCTTATATGCACTTAGTAGAGTATCGACGCAACCAAAAACTGTTAATGGAAACACCTGAGTCTATCTCAGATATGCCAAGCGACAGAGAGACCGTAAAGTCATTAATTCAAGAAGCATTTTCGCAACAGATTTATCAACTCGATACCCATGAAGTGAGCCGCTTAATGGCAGCTTATGGCATACAAACACTGCCTACTTGGATTGCCAATGACAGCACTGAAGCGGCGCATATCGCCGAGCAAATTGGTTATCCTATCGCTCTTAAATTGCGCTCCCCCGACATCGTCCATAAATCAGAGGTATCGGGCGTGGTGCTTAACTTGCGCAGTGCCGCCGAGGTGGCACATTCGGCAGACGCCATCTTCGATCGAGTTAGTCATTCCTACCCCGGCTCTCGTATAACCGGCTTGATGGTCCAACCCATGGCGCGGCGTGCCGGTTCACAAGAGCTACATATCGCTGTGCGCTCAGATCCAGTATTTGGTCCCATTATTTTATTAGGTGATGGTGGTATCGATTGGGACGGTGAAGAACAAGCAGCCGTTTCTCTACTGCCCCTTAATATGACCCTAGCGCGTTACTTAGTGATCCATGCACTAAAGACCGGCAAGTTAAGGGCTAACCGCTCTCATCAGTCACTGGATATGGAAGCTGTCTGTCGGGTGTTAACCAAAGTATCTCATTTAATTATTAATCATCCAGAGATTACGCATTTAGATATTCATCCTCTACTAGCGACCGGCAAAGAATTAATCGCATTAGATGTGAGCTTAAAGCTCGAACCTTTTGAAGGAGAGGCACAAGCCAGGTTGGCCATTAGGCCTTATCCTACCGAATGGGAAGAAAGAGCCACGCTAAAAGATGGCAGCCCTATTTTAATGCGTGCCGTCTTGCCAGAAGATGAACCGGCGCATAAAGAGTTTGTGAATAATGTCTCTGAAGAAGATAGATATAAGCGCTTTTTTGCCAATATCGTTATTGGGCACGAAGAGTTAGCCCATATGACGCAAATCGATTATGACCGTGAAATGGCGTTTGTGGCGATTGCTGAGGATGGAAAAATTTTAGCAGTGGTCAGGGCGGTGTCAGATCCCGATAACGAAGATGCCGAATTTGCTATTCTAGTGCGCTCTGATCTTAAGGGCCAAGGTTTAGGCCGTTTACTCATGGAGAAAATGATCCGCTATGCCACTATTAAAGGCTTACACAGTTTAAGCGGTATGACCATGCCCACTAATCGCGGCATGATTGCCTTAGCGCGTAAGCTTGGCTTTAAGGTCAAAATAGACTTAGAAGAAGGGGCGGCCGAGTTAAAACTACAGCTGGCAGACGCTGCGCCTCGCTCTGATATGTAG
- the cysT gene encoding sulfate/thiosulfate ABC transporter permease CysT, protein MMALLGSSKRVLPGFTLSMGTSLLFVSLIILLPLTGLVISTSQMGWEQYWQIISDPRVVTTYKVTASAAAAASLFNMIFGLLMAWILTRYRFPGRAILDGLMDLPFALPTAVAGLTLASLFATNGWYGEALANVGIKVSYTWVGIVVAMVFTSVPFVVRTVQPVLEDLGPEYEEAAETLGASPWQAFSRVVLPELKPALITGTALSFTRSLGEFGAVIFIAGNMPWQTEVTSLMIFIKIQEFDLAGASAIASVILLASFLLLFLINGIQGRFMRRVRGNG, encoded by the coding sequence ATGATGGCGCTCTTGGGTTCTTCAAAGCGAGTATTACCGGGCTTTACCCTGAGCATGGGCACTAGCCTGCTATTTGTGAGCTTGATTATCTTGTTGCCGTTAACCGGTCTTGTGATCAGCACCAGCCAAATGGGCTGGGAGCAATATTGGCAGATTATTAGTGACCCTAGGGTGGTTACCACCTATAAGGTGACCGCCAGCGCCGCTGCCGCTGCTAGCTTATTTAATATGATATTTGGCCTGCTTATGGCTTGGATTTTAACGCGCTATCGCTTTCCAGGTCGGGCCATTTTAGATGGCTTAATGGACTTGCCGTTTGCTCTACCCACGGCAGTAGCAGGCTTAACTTTGGCCTCACTGTTTGCCACCAACGGTTGGTATGGCGAGGCGTTAGCTAATGTGGGCATTAAGGTCTCTTATACGTGGGTGGGCATAGTGGTGGCCATGGTGTTTACCAGCGTGCCCTTTGTCGTGCGCACCGTACAGCCGGTACTAGAAGATCTTGGGCCTGAATATGAAGAAGCGGCTGAAACCTTAGGCGCAAGCCCTTGGCAAGCTTTTAGCCGTGTAGTACTACCGGAATTAAAACCCGCATTGATCACCGGCACCGCGCTGTCTTTTACCCGTAGTTTGGGTGAGTTTGGTGCCGTTATTTTTATTGCCGGCAATATGCCTTGGCAAACCGAAGTTACCTCTTTGATGATTTTTATCAAGATCCAAGAATTTGATTTAGCCGGCGCCAGTGCCATTGCCAGCGTCATCTTATTAGCGTCTTTCTTGTTGTTGTTTTTAATTAACGGCATCCAAGGTCGTTTTATGCGTCGCGTGCGAGGTAACGGCTAA
- the cysW gene encoding sulfate/thiosulfate ABC transporter permease CysW — protein sequence MEHTLNITQPRPWGRWCLITIGTVLSILLLVVPLLAIIAGAFAAGVGGVIENLNEPDMLHAIGLTLMVAALTVPINLVFGTLLAWLVTRFNFRGRQFLLTLIDVPFAVSPVVAGLLYLLMYGVNGPIGSWLDNYDMQLMFAWPGIVMVTVFVTCPFMVRELVPLMSSQGTDSEEAAVLLGASGWQLFRKITLPNIRWALLYGVILTNARAVGEFGAVSVVSGGIRGETNTLSLHVELLHQDYNAVGAFTAAALLTLMAIFTLLIKSYLEWRLQRAEAQE from the coding sequence ATGGAGCACACTCTTAATATTACTCAACCTCGCCCTTGGGGCCGCTGGTGTTTAATTACCATAGGCACAGTGCTGTCTATTTTGCTATTAGTGGTGCCGCTGCTGGCGATTATTGCCGGTGCTTTTGCCGCCGGTGTCGGTGGCGTGATTGAGAACTTAAATGAGCCAGACATGTTACATGCTATTGGCTTAACGCTAATGGTAGCCGCACTGACTGTACCCATTAACTTAGTGTTTGGCACCTTGCTGGCTTGGTTGGTGACCCGCTTTAACTTTCGTGGCCGCCAATTTCTGCTGACTTTAATTGATGTGCCCTTTGCCGTGTCACCTGTAGTAGCAGGCTTATTGTACCTGCTGATGTATGGCGTCAATGGTCCTATCGGTAGCTGGCTCGACAATTACGATATGCAGCTCATGTTTGCTTGGCCCGGCATCGTCATGGTGACGGTGTTTGTAACTTGCCCCTTTATGGTCCGAGAATTAGTACCGCTTATGAGCAGCCAAGGTACCGACTCAGAAGAAGCGGCCGTATTACTGGGTGCTAGTGGTTGGCAGCTATTTCGCAAAATCACCTTACCTAATATCCGCTGGGCACTCTTGTACGGCGTTATTTTAACCAACGCCCGCGCCGTGGGTGAATTTGGTGCCGTGTCTGTGGTTTCCGGTGGTATTCGCGGTGAAACCAATACGCTGTCATTACATGTGGAGTTATTACATCAAGACTACAATGCAGTCGGTGCTTTTACCGCCGCGGCACTGTTAACCTTGATGGCCATTTTCACTTTGCTAATTAAATCTTATCTTGAATGGCGCTTGCAACGCGCTGAAGCACAGGAGTAA
- the cysP gene encoding thiosulfate ABC transporter substrate-binding protein CysP, with protein MRKTLIATLLLTAGLTTAGPLQAKELLNSSYDIARELFAEINPVFVKHWEEKTGEKLTIKQSHAGSSSQAQAILQGLRADVVTYNQVTDVDVLYEKGKLIPEDWKARLPNDSSPYVSTMAFLVRKDNPKNIKTWDDLTREDVKLVFPNPKTSGNGRYTYLAAWGAAHQKFDGDQDKIREHMGKLIKQVAVFDTGGRGATTTFIDRGIGDVLITFESEVNNIRDLYAADGYQVVVPPVDVLAEFPVTWIDKNVKRNKTEKEAKAYLEFLYSPEAQRILAKNYYRVNDKDVANEFADKFPETELFKVEDVFGSWEQAMKDHFANGGTLDQLQAQGR; from the coding sequence ATGCGCAAAACACTGATCGCAACTCTGCTGTTAACTGCGGGCTTAACCACCGCAGGTCCATTGCAGGCTAAAGAACTGCTAAACAGCAGCTATGACATAGCACGCGAACTGTTCGCTGAAATTAATCCGGTATTCGTTAAGCACTGGGAAGAAAAAACCGGTGAGAAGCTCACTATTAAGCAAAGCCACGCCGGCTCATCCAGCCAAGCTCAGGCGATTTTGCAAGGTTTGCGCGCCGACGTCGTGACTTATAACCAAGTCACAGACGTAGATGTACTCTATGAAAAAGGCAAACTAATCCCAGAAGATTGGAAAGCGCGCCTACCTAACGACAGCTCGCCTTATGTTTCCACTATGGCGTTCTTAGTGCGAAAAGATAACCCAAAAAATATTAAAACGTGGGATGACTTAACTCGTGAAGATGTAAAGTTAGTGTTCCCTAATCCAAAAACCTCAGGCAACGGGCGTTACACCTACCTTGCTGCTTGGGGTGCCGCCCATCAGAAGTTTGATGGCGACCAAGATAAAATTCGTGAGCACATGGGCAAGCTGATCAAGCAAGTCGCTGTGTTTGATACCGGCGGTCGGGGCGCAACAACTACTTTTATCGACCGTGGTATTGGTGACGTATTAATCACTTTTGAGTCTGAAGTAAACAATATTCGCGACTTGTATGCCGCTGATGGTTACCAAGTGGTAGTGCCACCGGTAGATGTATTAGCCGAATTCCCGGTGACTTGGATTGATAAGAACGTAAAGCGCAACAAGACCGAAAAAGAAGCTAAAGCTTACTTAGAGTTTTTATATAGCCCCGAAGCACAGCGTATTTTGGCGAAAAACTACTATCGCGTAAATGATAAAGACGTGGCTAATGAATTTGCCGATAAGTTCCCCGAAACTGAGCTGTTTAAGGTAGAAGATGTGTTCGGTAGCTGGGAACAAGCCATGAAAGATCACTTTGCTAACGGTGGCACGCTAGACCAGCTTCAGGCTCAAGGACGCTAA
- a CDS encoding exoribonuclease II, which translates to MFQNNPLLAQLKQQMRDDLTIKEGVVKGTSKGFGFLEVGEKESYFIPPPHMKKVMHGDHITAILRTENERELVEPEKLIEAGVTRFVARVKWFRDRLNLVPDHPLMNEAIKARTVKGLNEKSLKEGDWVLAEMTSHPLKGNGFFANVVEVIAGVDDPIAPWWVVLARNNLSKVAPEDSKDWQQVPDTLARRDLTDIPFFTIDAESTLDMDDALSIKKLDDGWELLVAIADPTAYVPQGSVMDKVAAERAFTAYLPGRNIPMLPRTLSDELCSLQEGVERPVICARLFIDNEGKVADKAEFFAATMRSHARLSYDNVSDWIEEKGDWQPANEVIAEQIRQMHAFTLVRAAWRAKHAIVFKDRPDFRFALDADSNVTAILVDYRRIANQMVEESMIAANLACGNWLNEHVGAGIFNVHAGFDSEKMDGLTELLTAHDAPFDPATINTLAGFCALRRWLDERETSYLDSRTRRFQSFAAMSANPGAHFGLGLDAYATWTSPIRKYGDIINHRLIKAVLAGQDHKDLLPSNELATHLSDQRRMHRRAERDIADWLYVRFLKPAVAEGKVFDADVVDVSRGGVRLRLHENGAGVFMPSSLILANRDRLECSWDDGRVYLDKAPLYELGQVVQIIITEAIEETRSLIAKPAQPIASAASQ; encoded by the coding sequence ATGTTTCAAAATAACCCCCTATTAGCTCAGCTAAAGCAACAAATGCGTGACGACCTTACTATCAAAGAAGGTGTCGTTAAAGGCACATCTAAAGGCTTTGGCTTTTTAGAAGTCGGCGAAAAAGAAAGTTACTTTATTCCCCCGCCCCACATGAAAAAAGTCATGCATGGCGATCATATTACCGCTATTTTACGCACCGAAAATGAGCGCGAGCTGGTAGAGCCAGAAAAACTAATTGAAGCCGGCGTAACCCGCTTTGTAGCTCGCGTTAAGTGGTTTCGTGACCGATTAAACTTGGTACCCGACCACCCTTTAATGAACGAAGCCATTAAAGCCCGCACCGTTAAAGGCTTAAATGAAAAAAGCTTAAAAGAAGGCGATTGGGTGCTGGCTGAAATGACTTCACACCCGCTAAAAGGCAATGGTTTTTTCGCCAATGTAGTGGAAGTGATTGCCGGTGTTGATGATCCTATTGCCCCTTGGTGGGTGGTACTAGCGCGCAATAATCTGTCTAAAGTCGCCCCCGAAGACAGCAAAGACTGGCAGCAAGTGCCCGATACCTTAGCGCGTCGTGATCTCACGGATATCCCCTTTTTCACCATAGACGCCGAATCCACGCTGGATATGGATGATGCGCTAAGCATTAAAAAGCTTGATGACGGCTGGGAACTGTTAGTGGCCATTGCCGATCCCACGGCGTATGTACCCCAAGGCAGTGTGATGGATAAAGTGGCCGCTGAGCGCGCTTTTACCGCTTACTTGCCAGGGCGTAATATCCCTATGTTGCCACGCACCTTGTCTGATGAGCTGTGCTCATTACAAGAGGGCGTAGAGCGTCCCGTTATTTGTGCCCGCTTATTTATTGATAATGAAGGTAAAGTCGCAGATAAAGCAGAATTTTTTGCCGCGACTATGCGCTCGCACGCGCGCTTAAGCTACGACAATGTGTCTGATTGGATTGAAGAAAAAGGCGACTGGCAGCCAGCTAATGAAGTTATTGCTGAGCAGATCCGTCAAATGCATGCCTTTACTTTAGTGCGCGCCGCTTGGCGAGCTAAGCATGCCATCGTGTTTAAAGACCGCCCCGATTTTCGCTTTGCGCTAGACGCCGACAGCAATGTCACGGCTATTTTGGTGGATTACCGTCGTATTGCCAACCAAATGGTAGAAGAGTCGATGATTGCTGCCAACTTAGCCTGTGGTAACTGGCTAAACGAGCATGTGGGCGCGGGTATCTTTAACGTGCATGCCGGCTTTGATAGCGAAAAAATGGACGGCTTAACTGAGCTATTAACCGCACACGATGCCCCTTTTGACCCCGCCACTATCAATACGCTAGCGGGTTTTTGTGCCTTGCGCCGTTGGTTAGATGAGCGCGAAACTTCTTATTTAGATAGCCGTACTCGTCGCTTCCAATCTTTTGCCGCCATGAGCGCCAATCCAGGTGCTCACTTTGGCTTAGGTTTAGATGCCTACGCTACTTGGACCTCACCTATTCGCAAATACGGCGATATTATTAATCATCGTCTTATTAAAGCAGTCTTGGCAGGCCAAGATCATAAAGACCTGTTACCTAGCAATGAGCTAGCGACTCATTTATCGGATCAGCGCCGTATGCATCGCCGTGCCGAGCGCGATATTGCTGATTGGTTATATGTACGCTTCTTAAAGCCGGCCGTAGCCGAAGGTAAAGTCTTTGATGCGGATGTAGTAGATGTGAGTCGTGGTGGCGTGCGTTTGCGTTTACATGAAAATGGCGCCGGGGTATTTATGCCCTCGTCACTTATTTTAGCCAATCGCGATCGCTTAGAGTGCAGCTGGGATGATGGCCGCGTTTATCTAGATAAAGCGCCGTTATATGAGCTAGGCCAGGTAGTACAAATTATTATTACCGAAGCCATTGAAGAAACTCGCTCTTTAATTGCTAAACCTGCACAACCCATTGCGAGCGCCGCTTCGCAGTAA
- the cysA gene encoding sulfate/thiosulfate ABC transporter ATP-binding protein CysA, with protein sequence MSIHIEGIHKSFGKNQVLNNINLDLPSGQLVGLLGPSGSGKTTLLRIIAGLEHANQGRIHFNGNDVTQLHARDRKVGFVFQNYALFRHMTVFDNIAFGLTIMPKGQRPSAADIKRRVTALLEMIQLSHVAERFPAQLSGGQRQRVALARSLAVEPSVLLLDEPFGALDAQVRKELRRWLRRLHDELHFTSVFVTHDQEEAMDVSDQVVVMSQGQVEQIGSPDAIWQAPASRFVLEFLGEVNKIEGELNGSRFKVGHYPLQLPVASHKQGAACWYLRPHEVSLTTDADAQHPLPVLVTDVNGRGSAVQLELEPKDWPGQLLTAQLPHQHLSNVQRGQTLYLGSQGGRVYLGEQQLTDSHIALTA encoded by the coding sequence ATGAGTATTCATATTGAGGGTATTCACAAGTCCTTCGGCAAAAACCAAGTGCTAAATAATATTAATCTAGACTTACCCAGCGGGCAGTTAGTGGGCTTGCTGGGTCCTTCTGGCTCAGGCAAAACCACTTTGCTGCGTATTATTGCCGGTCTTGAGCATGCCAATCAGGGACGAATTCACTTTAACGGTAACGACGTTACTCAGCTACATGCCAGAGATCGCAAGGTAGGATTTGTATTTCAAAACTACGCACTCTTTCGCCATATGACGGTGTTCGACAATATCGCCTTTGGCCTTACTATTATGCCTAAAGGCCAGCGCCCTAGCGCGGCTGACATTAAGCGCCGAGTCACCGCTCTACTTGAGATGATCCAGTTATCTCACGTTGCCGAGCGCTTCCCCGCTCAACTGTCAGGTGGCCAACGCCAGCGAGTCGCGTTAGCACGCTCTTTAGCCGTAGAGCCCAGTGTGCTATTGCTCGACGAGCCCTTTGGCGCCTTAGATGCTCAAGTACGCAAGGAGCTGCGCCGCTGGTTACGCCGCTTACATGATGAGCTGCACTTTACTAGCGTGTTTGTTACCCACGATCAAGAAGAAGCCATGGATGTGTCTGATCAAGTGGTGGTCATGAGCCAAGGCCAAGTGGAGCAAATTGGTTCGCCAGACGCCATCTGGCAAGCACCCGCCAGCCGTTTTGTGTTGGAGTTTCTCGGGGAAGTAAACAAAATTGAGGGCGAGCTTAATGGTAGCCGCTTTAAGGTGGGTCATTATCCACTGCAGTTACCAGTAGCTAGCCATAAACAAGGGGCCGCTTGCTGGTATTTACGCCCTCATGAAGTGAGCCTTACCACTGACGCAGACGCCCAGCATCCGCTGCCGGTATTGGTGACCGATGTGAACGGACGAGGTAGCGCCGTGCAATTAGAGTTAGAGCCTAAAGATTGGCCAGGACAATTATTAACGGCTCAACTACCTCATCAGCATTTAAGTAATGTCCAACGTGGTCAAACGCTTTATTTAGGTAGCCAAGGCGGGCGAGTCTATTTAGGCGAGCAGCAATTAACCGATAGCCATATCGCGTTAACGGCCTAA
- the cysM gene encoding cysteine synthase CysM → MPFPTIEDFVGHTPLVRLQRLARHTNSQVLVKLEGNNPAGSVKDRPALNMIIQAEARGEITPGDTLIESTSGNTGIALAMAAAIKGYKMILIMPDNATEERKAAMLAYGAELILVSKKAGMEGARDLADKMAADGKGVILDQFNNPDNPQAHYLTTGPEIWQQTQGTLTHFVSSMGTTGTIMGVSQYLKEQNNAVQIVGLQPCEGSSIPGIRRWPEAYLPGIFEKSRVDQILDISEDEATATMLRLAREEGIFCGVSSGGAVAGALKLAEQVDNAIIVAIICDRGDRYLSSGVFNG, encoded by the coding sequence ATGCCATTTCCTACCATAGAGGACTTCGTGGGTCATACGCCTCTCGTGCGTTTGCAGCGTTTAGCCCGCCATACTAACAGTCAGGTGCTAGTTAAGTTGGAGGGCAACAATCCCGCAGGCTCGGTGAAAGACAGGCCTGCCCTAAATATGATCATTCAGGCTGAAGCGCGCGGTGAGATAACGCCCGGCGATACGCTTATTGAGTCCACGAGCGGTAATACGGGCATTGCGCTGGCGATGGCGGCGGCGATTAAGGGTTATAAAATGATATTAATCATGCCCGATAATGCCACCGAAGAACGTAAAGCCGCCATGCTCGCCTATGGTGCCGAGCTAATCTTAGTGAGCAAAAAAGCAGGCATGGAAGGCGCACGTGATTTAGCCGATAAAATGGCTGCTGACGGTAAAGGGGTGATTTTAGATCAATTTAATAACCCTGATAATCCGCAGGCACACTATCTCACTACAGGTCCAGAGATTTGGCAGCAAACCCAAGGCACACTTACCCATTTTGTCTCTAGCATGGGGACTACGGGTACTATCATGGGCGTATCTCAGTACTTAAAAGAACAAAATAACGCCGTGCAAATTGTCGGCTTACAGCCGTGCGAAGGCAGCAGTATCCCAGGAATTCGCCGCTGGCCAGAAGCTTATTTGCCCGGTATTTTTGAAAAAAGCCGTGTCGATCAAATATTAGATATCAGTGAAGATGAAGCTACAGCCACTATGCTGCGCTTGGCTCGCGAAGAAGGTATTTTTTGTGGGGTCAGCTCAGGCGGTGCAGTAGCTGGTGCGCTCAAGCTTGCCGAGCAAGTAGATAATGCCATTATTGTGGCCATTATTTGTGATCGCGGTGATCGCTACTTATCGTCTGGTGTTTTTAACGGCTAA